AGAGCCGGGCGCCGAGGACGACCGACAGACCAGCGGGGCTGGGCCACGCAGACCCGGCCCAGCGAGTTTCCCCGCGACCCGAGCCAGGCCCCCGAAAGCCGGCCTCCGGACTGGCCTGGGAGTCAAGGGCGCCAGAGCAGATTCCGAATCAGGCTTTCCTCGGCTTCCGACGAGGGCTGGCCCTTTGGAAGGCGCCTTCTTCAACGGCAGGACCAGTCAGGCCATCATGACCGAGAACTCCACGTCCACCCCTGCGGCCAAGCCCAAGCGGGCCAAGGCCTCCAAGAAGTCCACAGACCACCCCAAGTATTCAGACATGATCGTGGCTGCCATCCAGGCGGAGAAGAACCGCGCTGGCTCCTCGCGCCAGTCCATCCAGAAGTACATCAAGAGCCACTACAAGGTGGGTGAGAACGCTGACTCCCAAATCAAGTTGTCCATCAAGCGCTTGGTCACCACTGGAGTCCTCAAGCAGACCAAAGGGGTCGGTGCCTCGGGGTCTTTCCGTCTGGCCAAGAGCGATGAGCCCAAGAGGTCAGTGGCCTTCAAGAAGACGAAGAAGGAAGTCAAGAAGGTGGCCACGCCAAAGAAGGCAGCCAAGCCCAAGAAGGCCGCCTCCAAAGCCCCAAGCAAGAAGCCCAAAGCTACTCCAGTCAAGAAGGCCAAGAAGAAGCCAGCTGCCACGCCcaagaaaaccaaaaaacccaagaCTGTCAAAGCCAAGCCAGTCAAGGCTTCCAAGCCTAAGAAGGCGAAACCAGTGAAGCCCAAAGCTAAGTCCAGTGCCAAGAGGGCCGGCAAGAAGAAGTGACAATGAGGCTTTTCTTGTGGACACTCCTGCTTGTCTCCTATTTTCTGTAaatacttttctcctttcttttctcttgatcCTCATCTGCAGCCCATTGCCCCTTTCTATTCTGACTTTATGAAGAGACAATTTGGATTCCTCAGAAATTAGGAAATAGTTCCTTTTTCTTTAACCAATCATGCAAGGACAGCAACAAGAGATCTTATCTCTGTAAAGATGAGAATGTACttactttgttttgttaatttgttATTAATCTACTTATAGGGTTGAGGATTTGGGTgggtttgtgtgttttgtttaatTGGATGGTTGGTTCACTCTGAAGGTAAAAGTCGGGGAAGAATGGGCAAGGCAGCTTGTTGTGGCTAGGTGCAAGGGAGCCCAGTAATTGTGAGGTTTGTAGGGGTACCTATGAGGCAAGTGAGCTTTAAGTTGAACACCCCTTGTGAGAGTTTCAGAACCTTGGTGTAGAGAA
The Vicugna pacos chromosome 12, VicPac4, whole genome shotgun sequence DNA segment above includes these coding regions:
- the H1-0 gene encoding histone H1.0; its protein translation is MTENSTSTPAAKPKRAKASKKSTDHPKYSDMIVAAIQAEKNRAGSSRQSIQKYIKSHYKVGENADSQIKLSIKRLVTTGVLKQTKGVGASGSFRLAKSDEPKRSVAFKKTKKEVKKVATPKKAAKPKKAASKAPSKKPKATPVKKAKKKPAATPKKTKKPKTVKAKPVKASKPKKAKPVKPKAKSSAKRAGKKK